TGTCTGATTTCCACGGTGCCAGGGGAAGGTCTTTCATGGTATCGAGGGCGAACAGTTTCTGGTGGTCATCGCCTTCGGTCAACGTTTTCCGTATGGTTTCAACAATGACAGGATCTGTAACATCTATCTCAAGTTCTTCAAAATCGAGTCGTCTTTTTTCGATGGCTTTTCTCAGCTCCGCCACATAACCGGTTTTCAGCTTGAAATTTGCCATCAGCCAGACCGCAAGCATTGCTACCGAGGGTATGGAGAATAACCTGATATCATCAACGAAAAACGATAAACCGATGATAAGTAGACCGGCGAGGCCAGCTGCTCCATTCTTAATTGTCCCATCTATAAAAGGTTTAGCTTTACTTTTTTCCTGAGGGGAGACGGGCAACCAGAGAAGCTGACTGGATGTATCGTGTAGAGTGAATTTGAAGATCTGGTCCCCTGCTTTTGCCAACACGCCTGAAAAGAGAAGAAGCGGGAAAAGAAATATCATCCCACTTCCCAGAAACAGAGCTGCAGGAAGAAACATGAGGCCCCACAGAACGCCAAACTTTGATAGAAATCTTCCTGTTACAAAGAACTGCATAAAAATGGATATGAAACCGATGGATCCATAGAGCATTCCGAAAAGAGCAGACATTCCCTTTTCATCTATGCTTCCATCCGTTTCTGTGACGGTAATACCGGCAGTATCATTGTCTATCACTGTAACAGTGACAGAATTGATGGTGATATGGCTATAGTTGGTATCATCACTGGAAACCGAATGAGTAATGGTGCTGGTATGGTCCTCTTCATCCTTGCCATCATCCACCGCGGACACATTCACCGTCTGGATGGTGCTGTAATTTTCTGAGGTAAATATCAGTTCGGACTGATCCACCACAATATTTGTGTCTGAAGCTGTTAGAGAAATATTGACGGTATCAATGGGTTGACTCTGCAATACCACAGTATAGTAATCGGAGGTGTCACCTTCTGTTACGGTTATTTTATGATCCAAAGGATTTGTATAATGCCTTAATGTGATAATCTTCATCTGGTAATCCACTAGGGCGCCTACCACGGCCGCAAGTGCTATGGTTAACGTCATCACTTTCAGATATGGCGAGGCCAGCATGCCTCCTTTAGTTTTTGTCTCTTTCTTTGGTTTCGAACTTTTGGATGATGACGATGAATCCGTTTCTATAAAACGGCCGCCGAAGATTGCAGCCACAATGGCAAAGCCGATGAACACAGAGGTGGCTGGTAACAGGAAGTTTGTTCCAAATGCATCAACAAGACTTCCCATGGAAAAACCGAGTATAGTGTTAGCAATAGCGGCACCACTGGCAATGAGACTGAACAGCCGTTTTGCCTCTCTGGCTGTGAAAGCAGAACCGGTCAGCATCCAAAACTGGATCATCATTACGGTGATTATTACATCAAACCAGATGTAGAGAACTGGATAAATCCATTCAGCCAATAAAAGTTGAATCACTATGAATGAGGCGGCGCCGATCCCGAATGTTCCTATAATCTGCGGAACGATGGGAATTTTGGCGGACAACTTGGTCATGAAGGCGATGGTAATCCCTATCATGACGGCTGTGATTATCATCATGTGAGGCAGATAGGTAGGATCGAAACGACTCAGGAAGAAGGTGTCCCGGGCGGTCCTGCCAAACATGAATGAACCGACTACAAAGAAAAAGCAAAGGAAGAAAGGTAGAACCTTCTTTCCTTCGCCGGGTTTCATCTGTAAAAGTCTGGTCAGAAATGACATGATGCCAACTTACAATGTACTTAACCTGAGATTGCGGATAAAACTTTATCCAGACTAGTCGTCAGAAAGTCGGCATTCGGCTCACTGAAGACTAGCGGCGGTTTTATTTTCAGAACATTGTGCAGCGGCCCGTCGGTGCTCAGCAGTATTCCTTCCTCTTTCATTGTGTTGATTATCACCGCTGCTTGCTGAGCAGCCGGCGCCAGCGATTGCCGGTCAAGAACTAATTCAATGCCGAAAAACAGACCCATTCCCCTCACATCGCCGATAATCTCGTGACTGTCCTTTAGCTCTTTAAGCTTCTCCTTCAAGACAGTTCCTACCCGGAGAGCGTGTTCTTGAAGCTTCTCTTCTTCGATAACGTCCAGCACGGCAGCGGCGACAGCGCACGATACAGGATTGCCGCCGAATGTGCTGAAATATTCCACGCCCTTGGCGAAGGATTCGGCGATTGCAGGCGTAGTCACTACAGCCGACACGGGATGACCGTTGCCCATAGGCTTGCCCAGAGTAACTATATCCGGCACCACATCCTGTGTCTCGAAGCCCCAGAAGTGCGTCCCTACGCGGCCGAAACCGACCTGAACCTCATCGGCCACACAGACACCTCCGGCCTCCCGGGTATGACGGTAAGCTTCCTTGAGATAGTCAGGAGGGTAAATGATCTGTCCGCCGCAGCTCATGAGTGATTCACCAAAAAAGGCGGCCAGCCGCTGGTCGTTCTCCATCATTGTTGCGATGGACTCTTGCACATGGTGAGCATATTTCCTGCCGGCATCCGGATCGTCCAGTTTGTACTTGCCTCTGTAGCCGTCCGGCATGGGTACTTTATGCACGTGCGGCGGCGCACCTGAACCACCGGGAGCGTCAAACTTGTAGGGGCTGATCTCCATGACTGAATCGGTGTTGCCGTGATAGGCGCCGTCGATAACTACGAAGTCTGTCGCTCCCGTGTGAGTTTTCGCTAGTCTTATGGCCAGTTCGTTGGCCTCACTACCGGAGTTGACGAAGAAACAGACGTTCAAGGGATCGGGAAATTTTTCGCACAGGCGCCGGGCATAATCGACGATATTGTCGTGCAGATAGCGCGTATTAGTGTTGAGGAACGCACTCTGTTTGTGCAGCGCTTCCACCACTCTCGGGTGACAGTGGCCTACATGACAGACATTGTTCACCGCATCCAGGAAGGGTCGTCCGTCAACATCAAAGAGATATTGACCCCGCCCCTTTACGATTTTCAGCGGCTGTTCGTATGCCACGCTGAGCGATCTTCCCAGGTGTTGTGATCTCGCTTGCAACAGTTCTTCGGTGGCGGCTCCG
This Candidatus Neomarinimicrobiota bacterium DNA region includes the following protein-coding sequences:
- a CDS encoding aminotransferase class III-fold pyridoxal phosphate-dependent enzyme, encoding MTSPLFETPPPQLSEEEAQTVANDFYGISASAKPLVSERDQNFLLQDGSGKKYVLKIANPAEVRATLEMQNGAINHVLQRENSLTIPRIRKNLAGDEITLFDKDGDAPLMVRMLDYIPGQFLKEVQPHTAELLRQLGELLARTDCALKGYTHPGAERSIPWNVTSTAFVRNHLFDIEDAAARSIVDCFASQFERYVIPRLTALRHSVIHNDGNDDNVLIRVNSDGESEIAGIIDFGDMVFSAIICELAVSIAYVMLGKENPLQEAGHVVAGYHQELPLTESELEVLFPLACMRLCTTVTMATYRKKIFPRNDYIRITEDSAAALLRRLIKVDTSLAEDFFRQICSGRARPAVPTPEEIFPSGGAATEELLQARSQHLGRSLSVAYEQPLKIVKGRGQYLFDVDGRPFLDAVNNVCHVGHCHPRVVEALHKQSAFLNTNTRYLHDNIVDYARRLCEKFPDPLNVCFFVNSGSEANELAIRLAKTHTGATDFVVIDGAYHGNTDSVMEISPYKFDAPGGSGAPPHVHKVPMPDGYRGKYKLDDPDAGRKYAHHVQESIATMMENDQRLAAFFGESLMSCGGQIIYPPDYLKEAYRHTREAGGVCVADEVQVGFGRVGTHFWGFETQDVVPDIVTLGKPMGNGHPVSAVVTTPAIAESFAKGVEYFSTFGGNPVSCAVAAAVLDVIEEEKLQEHALRVGTVLKEKLKELKDSHEIIGDVRGMGLFFGIELVLDRQSLAPAAQQAAVIINTMKEEGILLSTDGPLHNVLKIKPPLVFSEPNADFLTTSLDKVLSAISG